One window from the genome of Hoplias malabaricus isolate fHopMal1 chromosome 18, fHopMal1.hap1, whole genome shotgun sequence encodes:
- the sytl2a gene encoding synaptotagmin-like protein 2 isoform X1, with protein sequence MIDLSYITEEEQEMILAVLNRDSELKKAEEQRIKKLQKTEQDKAKLKCLTGEWFYESKSHRHRDRIHGSDIIRASMKHSKPVTILEFSEIWPDKSNFLNKENKDVYIPPELFGIIDASPLQYKRSEDHYQLAEAQQGTCTPSPQPQIKPRQNPFNSKPLGVEAPKTKDGHLTCGTGVTHLPPAKVQQTLRNHEQLPAAGPEVTPEKTNQEPSGSTQTPAEELPASAESPVPSNNNPNPDSLKTSSFTTRSQTKKKLLLCSSREPVLESSNDPITGQDLSPTPRGILKHSSSSCSFTDSISLRHSFSSQPTTPYSPESSDSSHSPPLSPSSERSSLGCLDRKQVRFSPVIKATDTGRLQVEDSQEQVENDLLDKDCGSPSDQEGVAHTIQSTNMSDPSLYVYVHKQSLLGETDLEPLVIVQSSPISNEPESPLPQPSFSSSGKVDHHEDYAEPCSSQVSEPPLSLLQQGKAIHFSPEGQAPTLAEEEGSSIAKVLEWFGRVSKDSSKATESPVSPEDEIRAVPEGLDVLNAENETFTQEQMKPKPSPTSRRGLLALFSRKDIKTEVPENVLTNEELMYQPEAEEKINPIISVGQAPYTPKNSEAGEFSDVQNSSKMNIVTEGHETSIHYSTTDNVDTVDVKQMESVDQSERSPSRLANLKSFWEQENKGPKILSIKNIADTNQSEMPKLSEHENISQSRTNTPFESSAGLEDTSCMHRGLPEPHMITKHGADGSDIPSDEEKSPIFNINQKLPEPQEHGFQIENKSEESQSSSVKQEEKKDEIPPPVPTIREALTQQDPELVTVSDLKSFWEKEKSGSTILTSTLESIPDTSDTASPRIPSKDINESSLNVSSPSPGPMESPERGKSLNREAEMITLSLKEKIERTHGKQNSSKLHVESSVDDTNGMSYSTGPTSPIKSLKVFSDKGKKISPRSSPIRNSPESPDHHYKSADENLIKVPNKSRTHSPKHQPKVPPRDSYPVKESKKGSPLRAFTIDINPHQKMVTECQEDTSLIRDKTGQSHTDESCLISDENDLRITSQESPASLQRLPSSGEICIRNIDGKQISPVHSKSQVQTSAPLFISPEQHKNTSDEGTDEKTTMIEEHKRLEDLQPNINLARSYISLSYQHYLGLSESTHKSGCTDQTNWQEWIRIEVGESSGQVSKGRASTESSPSRCSQLGSEEITFDSSRSASPEAWSQSRTSSVCGSTEPSPVRTVQKQANIRPISISKSLENLATLPLQGERRKNEPKIDITLSVEDVSEASHATSSTISDPEQMKMLSLSVPAFIQHQRKVRETDCTSVNSFCSERQRKYSTDTNISACSGHDSMASVSGSVMSIYSTDFGNVEVRGTIQFAINYVQKLGEFHIFIVQCRDLAVADPKRNRSDPYVKCYLLPDKSKLGKKKTSVKKKTLNPCYNEILRYKIALEDLKSHTLNLSVWHNDTFGRNSFLGEVDVDLSEWDFSDSHMMDYALKGRVSVHLSPKRINHCMEMSGEIRVALRLLTQTSQSKKTPQTGEVQIWVKECKDLPARRGTMDPFVKCTVLPDTNRKGRQKTRVVKKTANPVFNHIMVYDGFRAEDLKEACAELTVWDHDRLSNHFIGGTRLGLGTGKSYGAEVDWMDSSSAEVELWRRMIESQDEWVEDVVPLRMLVMARTMTKQ encoded by the exons AAGTGAGGATCATTATCAGTTGGCAGAAGCTCAGCAAGGCACATGCACCCCTTCGCCACAGCCTCAAATAAAG CCTAGACAGAATCCCTTCAACAGTAAGCCCTTAGGCGTGGAAGCTCCAAAAACGAAAGATGGACATTTAACCTGTGGAACAGGGGTGACACACCTGCCTCCTGCAAAAGTGCAGCAGACACTCAGAAATCATGAACAGCTGCCAGCTGCAGGACCAGAAGTAACACCTgagaaaacaaaccaagaaCCTTCAGGATCAACCCAGACACCTGCTGAGG aGTTGCCTGCATCAGCTGAGAGCCCTGTTCCCTCTAACAATAATCCAAACCCAGACTCCCTAAAAACCAGCTCATTTACTACCAGATCACAGACAAAAAAGAAGTTGCTGCTCTGTTCTTCTCGTGAACCTGTGCTGGAATCCAGCAATGATCCTATCACTGGACAGGACTTGTCCCCAACCCCACGGGGCATTCTTAAGCACAGCAGCTCCAGCTGTAGCTTCACTGACTCCATTTCTCTCCGACACAGTTTTAGCAGCCAGCCCACCACTCCATATAGCCCTGAAAGTTCAGACAGCTCCCATAGCCCTCCACTGTCCCCTAGCTCAGAGAGGTCCTCTCTGGGGTGTCTAGATAGAAAGCAGGTACGCTTTTCCCCTGTCATAAAggccacagacacagggagactgCAGGTAGAGGACAGTCAAGAGCAAGTAGAAAATGACCTGCTAGACAAGGACTGCGGTTCTCCCTCGGACCAGGAGGGGGTGGCACACACAATCCAGTCTACAAACATGAGTGATCCTTCACTGTACGTGTATGTACACAAACAGAGTCTCTTAGGGGAGACTGATTTAGAGCCGCTGGTCATTGTCCAGTCCTCTCCCATATCAAATGAGCCTGAGTCTCCTCTTCCTCAGCCCTCATTTTCGAGCAGTGGGAAAGTAG ATCATCATGAAGATTATGCTGAGCCTTGTTCATCGCAGGTGTCTGAGCCTCCTCTCTCACTTTTGCAGCAAGGTAAGGCTATTCATTTTAGCCCAGAGGGCCAGGCCCCTACACTAGCAGAAGAGGAGGGCAGCTCCATTGCTAAGGTACTTGAGTGGTTTGGAAGGGTGTCCAAAGACAGCAGCAAAGCGACGGAAAGTCCTGTTTCTCCAGAGGATGAAATCAGAGCCGTCCCTGAAGGCCTTGACGTTTTAAATGCAGAAAACGAAACATTCACACAAGAACAGATGAAGCCAAAGCCATCACCAACATCCAGGAGAGGGTTACTGGCACTGTTTTCGAGAAAAGATATAAAAACGGAGGTTCCTGAAAATGTTCTAACCAATGAAGAATTGATGTACCAGCCTGAAGCTGAAGAGAAAATAAACCCCATCATTTCAGTAGGCCAAGCTCCTTACACACCTAAAAACTCAGAAGCTGGTGAGTTTTCAGATGTGCAGAATTCTTCTAAAATGAATATTGTAACAGAAGGACATGAGACAAGTATACATTATTCTACAACCGACAATGTTGATACTGTTGATGTTAAACAGATGGAGAGTGTAGACCAAAGCGAAAGATCACCAAGTCGACTTGCAAACCTGAAATCCTTCTGGGAGCAAGAGAACAAAGGACCAAAAATACTGAGTATCAAAAATATTGCAGATACAAATCAAAGTGAAATGCCTAAACTAAGTGAGCATGAAAACATCAGCCAATCCAGAACAAATACACCTTTTGAGAGCAGTGCAGGTCTAGAAGATACATCTTGCATGCATAGAGGTCTTCCAGAACCACACATGATAACTAAACATGGTGCTGATGGTTCAGATATACCTTCTGATGAGGAGAAATCACCAATTTTCAATATCAATCAGAAGCTACCAGAGCCACAGGAACATGGATTTCAAATTGAAAACAAATCTGAGGAGTCACAGAGTTCATCAGTTAAACAGGAGGAAAAGAAGGATGAAATTCCTCCTCCTGTACCAACAATCAGAGAGGCCCTCACTCAGCAAGATCCTGAGCTTGTCACTGTCAGTGACCTCAAGTCATTctgggagaaagaaaaaagtgggTCTACGATACTTACTAGCACTCTTGAGAGTATACCAGATACCAGTGATACAGCATCTCCAAGAATACCTTCTAAAGACATCAATGAGTCTTCTCTGAATGTGAGCTCTCCCAGCCCAGGTCCAATGGAAAGCCCTGAGAGGGGAAAATCTCTGAATAGAGAGGCTGAAATGATAACACTTTCGCTAAAAGAAAAGATAGAAAGGACCCATGGGAAGCAAAATTCTAGCAAACTCCATGTTGAAAGCTCTGTAGATGACACAAATGGGATGTCTTACAGCACTGGCCCCACGTCTCCAATTAAGTCACTTAAGGTTTTTTCAGATAAAGGCAAGAAGATAAGTCCAAGATCATCACCCATTAGAAATAGCCCAGAATCACCAGATCATCACTACAAATCTGCAGATGAAAACCTAATAAAGGTTCCAAATAAGTCCAGAACTCATAGCCCGAAACACCAGCCTAAAGTGCCACCAAGAGATTCATATCCTGTCAAAGAGTCTAAAAAAGGCTCCCCCCTGAGAGCCTTTACTATAGATATCAACCCACATCAGAAGATGGTAACAGAATGTCAAGAAGACACCTCCCTGATCAGAGACAAAAcaggacagtcacacacagatgaGTCATGCCTTATCAGTGATGAAAATGATCTCAGGATTACTTCCCAAGAGTCTCCAGCATCTCTCCAAAGACTCCCGTCTTCAGGAGAAATTTGCATAAGAAATATTGATGGAAAACAAATCAGTCCTGTCCATTCTAAATCTCAAGTTCAGACCTCAGCCCCACTGTTTATTTCACCTGAGCAACACAAAAATACATCAGATGAAGGCACAGATGAAAAAACAACAATGATTGAAGAACACAAGCGTTTGGAAGATTTGCAGCCAAATATAAATCTAGCCCGATCTTATATTTCTTTGAGTTATCAGCATTACCTGGGCCTATCTGAGTCCACTCACAAATCTGGATGCACCGACCAAACAAACTGGCAGGAGTGGATCAGAATCGAGGTGGGTGAGAGTTCTGGGCAGGTGTCCAAAGGCAGGGCGAGTACAGAGAGTTCGCCCTCTCGATGCTCCCAGCTGGGGTCGGAGGAAATCACTTTTGACTCCTCTAGGAGTGCCTCGCCTGAAGCCTGGTCTCAGTCTCGGACAAGTTCAGTCT GTGGCAGTACAGAACCCAGCCCTGTAAGAACAGTACAGAAGCAAGCAAACATCAGACCTATTTCGATATCcaagagtttagaaaacctgGCAACACTGCCATTGC AAGGAGAAAGACGAAAAAATGAACCTAAGATTGATATAACACTGAGTGTGGAGGATG TGTCTGAAGCCTCACATGCTACCAGCTCCACTATCTCTGACCCAGAACAGATGAAAATGCTGAGTTTGTCTGTGCCAGCCTTTATACAGCATCAG AGAAAGGTCAGAGAAACTGATTGTACCTCAGTGAACAGTTTCTGCTCTGAAAGACAGAGGAAATACAGCACAGACACTAACATTAGTGCCTGCTCTGGCCACGACTCCATGGCTTCT GTTAGTGGCAGTGTGATGAGCATTTACAGCACTGACTTTGGCAATGTGGAAGTCAGAGGGACCATCCAGTTTGCCATTAACTATGTGCAAAAGCTGGGAGAGTTTCACATCTTCATAGTTCAGTGCAGAGACCTTGCAGTGGCTGACCCCAAGAGGAACCGTTCTGACCC GTATGTTAAGTGTTACCTTTTACCAGACAAATCAAAGTTGGGAAAGAAGAAAACATCAGTAAAAAAGAAGACATTAAATCCTTGCTACAATGAAATCTTACGG TATAAAATAGCATTGGAGGACCTGAAATCCCACACTTTAAACCTCTCTGTGTGGCATAATGACACATTTGGGCGAAACAGTTTTCTTGGGGAAGTGGATGTGGATCTGTCTGAGTGGGACTTCAGTGACTCGCACATGATGGACTATGCCCTCAAAGGACGT GTTTCAGTACACTTGAGTCCCAAACGTATTAATCACTGCATGGAAATGAGTGGAGAGATAAGAGTAGCTTTGCGTCTCCTCACACAGACTTCTCAAA GTAAAAAGACACCCCAGACAGGTGAGGTACAAATCTGGGTGAAAGAATGTAAAGATTTGCCAGCTAGGAGAGGGACCATGGACCCCTTTGTGAAATG cACGGTGCTTCCAGATACTAATAGGAAAGGCCGTCAGAAGACACGAGTGGTAAAGAAGACCGCAAATCCAGTGTTTAACCACATCATGGTGTATGATGGCTTCAGAGCAGAGGACCTGAAAGAGGCCTGTGCGGAGCTCACTGTGTGGGACCATGACCGGCTCAGTAATCACTTCATAGGAGGCACAAGACTTGGCCTTGGAACAG GTAAAAGTTATGGTGCTGAGGTGGATTGGATGGATTCCTCCTCTGCTGAAGTTGAACTCTGGAGGAGAATGATTGAATCACAGGATGAATGGGTGGAGGATGTAGTGCCTTTGAGAATGTTGGTTATGGCAAGAACTATGACCAAACAATAA
- the sytl2a gene encoding synaptotagmin-like protein 2 isoform X2 — protein MIDLSYITEEEQEMILAVLNRDSELKKAEEQRIKKLQKTEQDKAKLKCLTGEWFYESKSHRHRDRIHGSDIIRASMKHSKPVTILEFSEIWPDKSNFLNKENKDVYIPPELFGIIDASPLQYKRSEDHYQLAEAQQGTCTPSPQPQIKPRQNPFNSKPLGVEAPKTKDGHLTCGTGVTHLPPAKVQQTLRNHEQLPAAGPEVTPEKTNQEPSGSTQTPAEDHHEDYAEPCSSQVSEPPLSLLQQGKAIHFSPEGQAPTLAEEEGSSIAKVLEWFGRVSKDSSKATESPVSPEDEIRAVPEGLDVLNAENETFTQEQMKPKPSPTSRRGLLALFSRKDIKTEVPENVLTNEELMYQPEAEEKINPIISVGQAPYTPKNSEAGEFSDVQNSSKMNIVTEGHETSIHYSTTDNVDTVDVKQMESVDQSERSPSRLANLKSFWEQENKGPKILSIKNIADTNQSEMPKLSEHENISQSRTNTPFESSAGLEDTSCMHRGLPEPHMITKHGADGSDIPSDEEKSPIFNINQKLPEPQEHGFQIENKSEESQSSSVKQEEKKDEIPPPVPTIREALTQQDPELVTVSDLKSFWEKEKSGSTILTSTLESIPDTSDTASPRIPSKDINESSLNVSSPSPGPMESPERGKSLNREAEMITLSLKEKIERTHGKQNSSKLHVESSVDDTNGMSYSTGPTSPIKSLKVFSDKGKKISPRSSPIRNSPESPDHHYKSADENLIKVPNKSRTHSPKHQPKVPPRDSYPVKESKKGSPLRAFTIDINPHQKMVTECQEDTSLIRDKTGQSHTDESCLISDENDLRITSQESPASLQRLPSSGEICIRNIDGKQISPVHSKSQVQTSAPLFISPEQHKNTSDEGTDEKTTMIEEHKRLEDLQPNINLARSYISLSYQHYLGLSESTHKSGCTDQTNWQEWIRIEVGESSGQVSKGRASTESSPSRCSQLGSEEITFDSSRSASPEAWSQSRTSSVCGSTEPSPVRTVQKQANIRPISISKSLENLATLPLQGERRKNEPKIDITLSVEDVSEASHATSSTISDPEQMKMLSLSVPAFIQHQRKVRETDCTSVNSFCSERQRKYSTDTNISACSGHDSMASVSGSVMSIYSTDFGNVEVRGTIQFAINYVQKLGEFHIFIVQCRDLAVADPKRNRSDPYVKCYLLPDKSKLGKKKTSVKKKTLNPCYNEILRYKIALEDLKSHTLNLSVWHNDTFGRNSFLGEVDVDLSEWDFSDSHMMDYALKGRVSVHLSPKRINHCMEMSGEIRVALRLLTQTSQSKKTPQTGEVQIWVKECKDLPARRGTMDPFVKCTVLPDTNRKGRQKTRVVKKTANPVFNHIMVYDGFRAEDLKEACAELTVWDHDRLSNHFIGGTRLGLGTGKSYGAEVDWMDSSSAEVELWRRMIESQDEWVEDVVPLRMLVMARTMTKQ, from the exons AAGTGAGGATCATTATCAGTTGGCAGAAGCTCAGCAAGGCACATGCACCCCTTCGCCACAGCCTCAAATAAAG CCTAGACAGAATCCCTTCAACAGTAAGCCCTTAGGCGTGGAAGCTCCAAAAACGAAAGATGGACATTTAACCTGTGGAACAGGGGTGACACACCTGCCTCCTGCAAAAGTGCAGCAGACACTCAGAAATCATGAACAGCTGCCAGCTGCAGGACCAGAAGTAACACCTgagaaaacaaaccaagaaCCTTCAGGATCAACCCAGACACCTGCTGAGG ATCATCATGAAGATTATGCTGAGCCTTGTTCATCGCAGGTGTCTGAGCCTCCTCTCTCACTTTTGCAGCAAGGTAAGGCTATTCATTTTAGCCCAGAGGGCCAGGCCCCTACACTAGCAGAAGAGGAGGGCAGCTCCATTGCTAAGGTACTTGAGTGGTTTGGAAGGGTGTCCAAAGACAGCAGCAAAGCGACGGAAAGTCCTGTTTCTCCAGAGGATGAAATCAGAGCCGTCCCTGAAGGCCTTGACGTTTTAAATGCAGAAAACGAAACATTCACACAAGAACAGATGAAGCCAAAGCCATCACCAACATCCAGGAGAGGGTTACTGGCACTGTTTTCGAGAAAAGATATAAAAACGGAGGTTCCTGAAAATGTTCTAACCAATGAAGAATTGATGTACCAGCCTGAAGCTGAAGAGAAAATAAACCCCATCATTTCAGTAGGCCAAGCTCCTTACACACCTAAAAACTCAGAAGCTGGTGAGTTTTCAGATGTGCAGAATTCTTCTAAAATGAATATTGTAACAGAAGGACATGAGACAAGTATACATTATTCTACAACCGACAATGTTGATACTGTTGATGTTAAACAGATGGAGAGTGTAGACCAAAGCGAAAGATCACCAAGTCGACTTGCAAACCTGAAATCCTTCTGGGAGCAAGAGAACAAAGGACCAAAAATACTGAGTATCAAAAATATTGCAGATACAAATCAAAGTGAAATGCCTAAACTAAGTGAGCATGAAAACATCAGCCAATCCAGAACAAATACACCTTTTGAGAGCAGTGCAGGTCTAGAAGATACATCTTGCATGCATAGAGGTCTTCCAGAACCACACATGATAACTAAACATGGTGCTGATGGTTCAGATATACCTTCTGATGAGGAGAAATCACCAATTTTCAATATCAATCAGAAGCTACCAGAGCCACAGGAACATGGATTTCAAATTGAAAACAAATCTGAGGAGTCACAGAGTTCATCAGTTAAACAGGAGGAAAAGAAGGATGAAATTCCTCCTCCTGTACCAACAATCAGAGAGGCCCTCACTCAGCAAGATCCTGAGCTTGTCACTGTCAGTGACCTCAAGTCATTctgggagaaagaaaaaagtgggTCTACGATACTTACTAGCACTCTTGAGAGTATACCAGATACCAGTGATACAGCATCTCCAAGAATACCTTCTAAAGACATCAATGAGTCTTCTCTGAATGTGAGCTCTCCCAGCCCAGGTCCAATGGAAAGCCCTGAGAGGGGAAAATCTCTGAATAGAGAGGCTGAAATGATAACACTTTCGCTAAAAGAAAAGATAGAAAGGACCCATGGGAAGCAAAATTCTAGCAAACTCCATGTTGAAAGCTCTGTAGATGACACAAATGGGATGTCTTACAGCACTGGCCCCACGTCTCCAATTAAGTCACTTAAGGTTTTTTCAGATAAAGGCAAGAAGATAAGTCCAAGATCATCACCCATTAGAAATAGCCCAGAATCACCAGATCATCACTACAAATCTGCAGATGAAAACCTAATAAAGGTTCCAAATAAGTCCAGAACTCATAGCCCGAAACACCAGCCTAAAGTGCCACCAAGAGATTCATATCCTGTCAAAGAGTCTAAAAAAGGCTCCCCCCTGAGAGCCTTTACTATAGATATCAACCCACATCAGAAGATGGTAACAGAATGTCAAGAAGACACCTCCCTGATCAGAGACAAAAcaggacagtcacacacagatgaGTCATGCCTTATCAGTGATGAAAATGATCTCAGGATTACTTCCCAAGAGTCTCCAGCATCTCTCCAAAGACTCCCGTCTTCAGGAGAAATTTGCATAAGAAATATTGATGGAAAACAAATCAGTCCTGTCCATTCTAAATCTCAAGTTCAGACCTCAGCCCCACTGTTTATTTCACCTGAGCAACACAAAAATACATCAGATGAAGGCACAGATGAAAAAACAACAATGATTGAAGAACACAAGCGTTTGGAAGATTTGCAGCCAAATATAAATCTAGCCCGATCTTATATTTCTTTGAGTTATCAGCATTACCTGGGCCTATCTGAGTCCACTCACAAATCTGGATGCACCGACCAAACAAACTGGCAGGAGTGGATCAGAATCGAGGTGGGTGAGAGTTCTGGGCAGGTGTCCAAAGGCAGGGCGAGTACAGAGAGTTCGCCCTCTCGATGCTCCCAGCTGGGGTCGGAGGAAATCACTTTTGACTCCTCTAGGAGTGCCTCGCCTGAAGCCTGGTCTCAGTCTCGGACAAGTTCAGTCT GTGGCAGTACAGAACCCAGCCCTGTAAGAACAGTACAGAAGCAAGCAAACATCAGACCTATTTCGATATCcaagagtttagaaaacctgGCAACACTGCCATTGC AAGGAGAAAGACGAAAAAATGAACCTAAGATTGATATAACACTGAGTGTGGAGGATG TGTCTGAAGCCTCACATGCTACCAGCTCCACTATCTCTGACCCAGAACAGATGAAAATGCTGAGTTTGTCTGTGCCAGCCTTTATACAGCATCAG AGAAAGGTCAGAGAAACTGATTGTACCTCAGTGAACAGTTTCTGCTCTGAAAGACAGAGGAAATACAGCACAGACACTAACATTAGTGCCTGCTCTGGCCACGACTCCATGGCTTCT GTTAGTGGCAGTGTGATGAGCATTTACAGCACTGACTTTGGCAATGTGGAAGTCAGAGGGACCATCCAGTTTGCCATTAACTATGTGCAAAAGCTGGGAGAGTTTCACATCTTCATAGTTCAGTGCAGAGACCTTGCAGTGGCTGACCCCAAGAGGAACCGTTCTGACCC GTATGTTAAGTGTTACCTTTTACCAGACAAATCAAAGTTGGGAAAGAAGAAAACATCAGTAAAAAAGAAGACATTAAATCCTTGCTACAATGAAATCTTACGG TATAAAATAGCATTGGAGGACCTGAAATCCCACACTTTAAACCTCTCTGTGTGGCATAATGACACATTTGGGCGAAACAGTTTTCTTGGGGAAGTGGATGTGGATCTGTCTGAGTGGGACTTCAGTGACTCGCACATGATGGACTATGCCCTCAAAGGACGT GTTTCAGTACACTTGAGTCCCAAACGTATTAATCACTGCATGGAAATGAGTGGAGAGATAAGAGTAGCTTTGCGTCTCCTCACACAGACTTCTCAAA GTAAAAAGACACCCCAGACAGGTGAGGTACAAATCTGGGTGAAAGAATGTAAAGATTTGCCAGCTAGGAGAGGGACCATGGACCCCTTTGTGAAATG cACGGTGCTTCCAGATACTAATAGGAAAGGCCGTCAGAAGACACGAGTGGTAAAGAAGACCGCAAATCCAGTGTTTAACCACATCATGGTGTATGATGGCTTCAGAGCAGAGGACCTGAAAGAGGCCTGTGCGGAGCTCACTGTGTGGGACCATGACCGGCTCAGTAATCACTTCATAGGAGGCACAAGACTTGGCCTTGGAACAG GTAAAAGTTATGGTGCTGAGGTGGATTGGATGGATTCCTCCTCTGCTGAAGTTGAACTCTGGAGGAGAATGATTGAATCACAGGATGAATGGGTGGAGGATGTAGTGCCTTTGAGAATGTTGGTTATGGCAAGAACTATGACCAAACAATAA
- the tmem126a gene encoding transmembrane protein 126A gives MSLKDTDKLVPRSVIMEMVSKKFERLPEFDRKLYAYGPIYLGGNAGFAGLIANSFYRRALNVTQGQFTSSLPMAVLPFLTTVALYNAAISNPLLLGDLNCPTCVLIRGALVGVVSGGVYPILLALPINAGLAARYNSTPMPEKGNILHFWKNLSKPIVRKMYVVLLLQALFGTYLSSKHFDIYLKMLKLPDIEEFND, from the exons ATGTCGCTGAAAGACACAGACAAGCTGGTTCCAAGGAGCGTCATTATGGAAATGGTTTCCAAGAAATTTGAAAGGTTACCAGAATTTGACAG AAAACTATATGCATATGGCCCAATCTATTTGGGTGGTAATGCTGGATTTGCTGGTTTGATAGCCAACAGTTTTTATCGACGTGCACTCAATGTTACCCAAGGACAGTTTACTTCAAGTCTACCTATGGCAGTTCTCCCTTTCCTGACAACTGTGGCACTGTATAATGCAGCTATCAGCAATCCTTTGTTACTAG GAGACCTAAACTGCCCCACATGTGTCCTCATTAGAGGTGCTTTAGTGGGTGTAGTCAGTGGTGGTGTTTATCCTATTTTGTTGGCATTACCTATCAATGCTGGGCTTGCAGCCAG GTACAACAGTACTCCGATGCCAGAAAAGGGAAACATTTTGCACTTCTGGAAGAACCTGAGCAAACCCATTGTGCGGAAAATGTATGTTGTACTTCTACTACAGGCTCTGTTTGGTACATACTTAAGCTCCAAACACTTTGACATCTATCTAAAGATGTTAAAATTACCAGATATAGAAGAGTTTAATGACTAA
- the crebzf gene encoding probable basic-leucine zipper transcription factor Q: MITRKRGKMLSNNTESMNSSPFKECHSTLEIATESDIKDQTSPESDSNDWGLDDLLNSDFNWDLENDEIAPFPDIGIQDPVLSAEGMMDQASDVSISYNSRSTQRQKPQDLSGRINKNAMAARMNRLKKKEYLNGLEQRVGSLSSENRLLKQENSSLNKRVEELENETRYLRAVLANESMLAQLLSRLSGVNGMKFSTSLFQESSENDHDYAMPRKRVKVEDKSAAGGICLHVDKDHVSVEFCTKCAENASSSLKIFLLGAGSALQHERVSEYPGLPESMWICCVES, from the exons ATGATCACCAGAAAAAGAGGGAAAATGCTCAGTAACAACACAGAATCCATGAATTCAAGTCCTTTTAAGGAATGTCACAGTACCTTAGAAATTGCTACTGAAAGTGACATAAAAGACCAAACTTCACCAGAAAGTGATTCAAATGATTGGGGACTGGATGACCTATTAAATTCTGATTTCAACTGGGATTTAGAGAACGATGAAATTGCTCCTTTCCCTGACATTGGAATACAGGATCCAGTCCTGAGTGCAGAAGGGATGATGGATCAGGCATCTGATGTGTCCATTTCCTATAATAGCAGATCAACCCAGAGGCAGAAACCACAAGATCTTTCTGGTCGCATCAACAAAAACGCCATGGCGGCAAGAATGAACCGACTGAAGAAAAAAGAGTATTTAAATGGATTAGAGCAGCGTGTTGGATCATTGTCGTCTGAAAACCGTCTTCTCAAGCAGGAAAACAGCAGTCTGAACAAAAGAGTGGAAGAACTGGAGAATGAGACTAGGTACTTGAGAGCTGTATTGGCCAATGAGAGCATGTTGGCTCAGCTGTTGTCCAGATTAAGCGGTGTGAACGGCATGAAATTCTCTACCTCGCTTTTCCAGGAATCCAGTGAGAATGACCATGATTATGCCATGCCAAGGAAGAGAGTGAAGGTGGAGGACAAAAGTGCAGCAGGTGGCATCTGTCTGCATGTGGACAAAGACCACGTCTCTGTGGAATTCTGCACTAAATGTGCAGAGAATGCAAGCTCTTCACTTAAAAT TTTTCTTTTAGGTGCTGGGTCTGCCCTGCAACATGAGCGAGTCTCAGAATATCCAGGACTGCCTGAATCCATG TGGATTTGCTGTGTGGAAAGCTGA